A single Roseivivax sp. THAF197b DNA region contains:
- a CDS encoding type II toxin-antitoxin system ParD family antitoxin, whose amino-acid sequence MRPRLIRHMGEDLMLDILLTDPMQEYVQKQIKSGAYANVSEVVLTGIRLLMRRMAHVSSTL is encoded by the coding sequence ATGAGACCTCGCCTTATCCGGCATATGGGGGAAGATCTTATGCTCGATATTCTTCTGACTGACCCCATGCAGGAATACGTGCAGAAGCAGATCAAGTCCGGCGCCTACGCTAATGTTAGCGAGGTCGTCCTGACCGGAATCCGTCTCTTGATGAGAAGAATGGCGCACGTAAGTTCTACGCTCTGA
- the vapC gene encoding tRNA(fMet)-specific endonuclease VapC, which translates to MLRYMLDTNILIYTIKNKPEAVRKQFEAHDGEMCASSVTAMELLYGAHKSQFVRRNLDVIEGLLGRIDILDFDLSAAEHAGQIRAELATSGTSIGPFDVMIAGHARSRGMCLITNNEGEFSRVSGLRLGNWAK; encoded by the coding sequence ATGCTGCGGTACATGCTGGACACGAATATTCTGATCTACACGATCAAAAACAAGCCGGAGGCAGTCCGAAAGCAGTTCGAGGCACATGACGGAGAGATGTGCGCTTCAAGCGTGACCGCCATGGAACTGCTCTACGGCGCCCATAAGTCGCAATTCGTCCGCCGCAATCTTGATGTCATCGAGGGACTCCTCGGTCGTATCGATATTCTCGACTTCGATCTGAGCGCTGCTGAACACGCCGGCCAGATCCGAGCGGAGCTTGCTACCAGCGGAACCTCAATCGGCCCCTTCGATGTCATGATCGCTGGTCATGCCCGATCAAGAGGAATGTGCCTGATCACGAACAACGAAGGCGAGTTCAGCCGCGTCAGCGGTTTGCGTCTCGGAAATTGGGCAAAATGA
- the vapB gene encoding type II toxin-antitoxin system VapB family antitoxin, which translates to MERGSVFMTNKTQAVRFPKSVRLPEGVTSVDIERRGRSWVITPSEQGWAEWFSGPEVSQDFMSEREQPADQERAAL; encoded by the coding sequence ATGGAGCGTGGATCGGTGTTTATGACCAACAAGACACAGGCCGTTCGTTTCCCTAAGTCAGTGCGCCTGCCCGAAGGTGTCACCAGTGTTGATATCGAGCGCCGCGGCCGCAGCTGGGTCATCACGCCTTCTGAGCAAGGTTGGGCCGAATGGTTCAGCGGCCCTGAGGTTAGTCAGGACTTTATGTCAGAGCGTGAGCAACCTGCAGATCAGGAGCGCGCTGCGCTCTGA
- a CDS encoding helix-turn-helix domain-containing protein codes for MSITGQQIRAARAALNWTVQDLADATGVGSATIVRYEAVPRGLPKSRKNNLETLRSCFEAAGIVFVGSPDEGPGIRIYGLDT; via the coding sequence ATGTCAATCACGGGACAACAAATTCGCGCCGCTCGGGCCGCATTGAACTGGACAGTCCAGGACCTCGCCGATGCCACCGGCGTGGGTTCAGCAACGATCGTGCGCTACGAGGCGGTCCCTCGGGGTCTGCCAAAGTCGCGCAAGAACAATCTCGAGACCCTGCGCAGCTGTTTCGAAGCAGCCGGTATTGTCTTCGTCGGCAGCCCGGACGAGGGCCCTGGCATTCGCATATATGGCCTGGACACATAG
- a CDS encoding tyrosine-type recombinase/integrase, producing MLDWKLALEALDGAYSDATMRAYVTDVQAYVSWCDETLRDPFPGSVTQICAFLEDQGRDKAPSTVRRRLYAIRKVHRLLHLPDPTQDEAINLAFRRVRRSNPVRPQQARGLTASDLERFLAVQPKTPWGLRNAAMLALGYELMTRRSELIALRDPDLEPRSDGTLRVLIRRSKADQEGQGRLAFTSIATADRVRAWQDWRGSVTDWLFCPIYQDHPIDRGLSDTTVKTVIKTAAKRAGCPPEEVRAFSGHSMRVGAAQDLLKRGFDTAAIMRAGGWKSVSVLARYLEVAEQNVWETR from the coding sequence GTGTTGGATTGGAAATTGGCACTAGAGGCTCTCGATGGGGCATATTCAGATGCCACGATGCGCGCCTATGTCACCGATGTGCAAGCCTATGTCTCCTGGTGCGACGAGACGCTGCGCGATCCGTTCCCGGGCAGCGTGACGCAGATCTGCGCCTTCCTCGAAGACCAAGGGCGGGACAAAGCGCCCTCAACGGTCCGACGGCGTCTATACGCCATCCGAAAAGTGCATCGCCTGCTCCATCTGCCCGATCCAACGCAGGACGAAGCGATCAACCTGGCGTTTCGGCGGGTGCGGCGGTCCAATCCGGTGCGGCCCCAGCAAGCACGTGGTTTGACCGCCTCCGACCTGGAGCGGTTTCTGGCGGTGCAGCCCAAGACGCCCTGGGGATTGCGCAATGCGGCCATGCTGGCGCTCGGATACGAGCTCATGACGCGGCGCTCGGAATTGATTGCGTTGCGGGATCCGGATCTTGAACCGCGCTCCGATGGTACGCTCCGGGTGCTGATCCGCCGCAGTAAGGCTGATCAAGAGGGGCAGGGGCGTCTGGCCTTTACCTCGATCGCCACGGCGGACCGTGTCCGGGCCTGGCAGGATTGGCGCGGCTCTGTCACCGATTGGCTGTTCTGCCCGATTTATCAGGACCACCCAATCGATCGCGGTTTGAGCGACACCACGGTCAAAACCGTCATAAAGACGGCCGCGAAACGTGCGGGATGTCCGCCTGAGGAGGTCCGGGCCTTCAGTGGACATTCCATGCGGGTCGGCGCTGCGCAGGATCTGCTCAAACGTGGCTTCGACACGGCCGCCATCATGCGGGCTGGTGGCTGGAAATCAGTCTCTGTTCTTGCGCGATACCTGGAAGTTGCTGAGCAAAATGTTTGGGAGACACGATGA
- a CDS encoding AbrB/MazE/SpoVT family DNA-binding domain-containing protein has protein sequence MIEVKIRKVGNSAVVTLSSEMLALLDAKEGDTLYAVRTNDGALKLMVKKPELQAALEAAEHVMDENRDLLQALA, from the coding sequence ATGATCGAAGTCAAAATTCGCAAGGTTGGGAACTCGGCCGTCGTAACGCTGAGCTCTGAAATGCTTGCACTGCTTGACGCCAAAGAGGGCGATACGCTCTATGCGGTCCGTACAAATGACGGGGCCTTGAAGCTCATGGTCAAAAAGCCGGAGCTGCAGGCGGCGCTGGAGGCCGCAGAGCACGTCATGGATGAGAACCGGGATCTCCTCCAAGCTCTTGCATGA
- a CDS encoding terminase small subunit produces MSNNCKPRSKSQRPVADQSYSEQQHAETNANAPFDGHEGDWTDEFDLTEQQAEFVQYYSDHGVGIRAARQAGIRKQIAKRVSQALLKKPNIRDAIRYLEKVRRSRGELNKKFVLERLKSELNADIGDLYDADNRLKSIGEWPEAFRLGMVEAIDVKTTETKNGTVTQSLSVKFASRIKRMEMLMRSLEMFRPTGKEDVQAELLAAAREITRTAPGARPGQISVPDDD; encoded by the coding sequence ATGAGTAACAATTGCAAACCCCGCTCGAAAAGCCAAAGACCTGTTGCTGACCAAAGCTACTCCGAACAACAGCATGCTGAAACGAATGCGAACGCACCGTTTGACGGTCATGAGGGCGACTGGACAGACGAGTTCGATTTAACGGAGCAGCAGGCGGAGTTCGTGCAATATTATTCTGATCATGGCGTCGGTATCCGCGCTGCGCGGCAAGCAGGTATTCGGAAGCAGATAGCAAAACGGGTCTCTCAGGCGCTCCTGAAAAAGCCGAATATACGCGACGCTATTCGATATCTCGAAAAGGTGCGCCGATCCCGGGGTGAGCTTAACAAGAAATTTGTACTTGAGCGTCTAAAGTCAGAGCTCAATGCGGATATTGGCGATCTGTACGATGCGGATAATAGGCTGAAATCAATTGGCGAATGGCCAGAAGCTTTTCGGCTTGGCATGGTTGAAGCAATAGACGTGAAAACGACGGAAACCAAAAACGGGACTGTTACGCAATCGCTGTCTGTGAAGTTCGCCAGCCGCATAAAACGTATGGAAATGTTGATGCGCAGTCTTGAAATGTTTCGACCAACTGGCAAAGAAGATGTTCAGGCGGAATTGCTTGCAGCGGCAAGAGAAATTACGCGCACCGCGCCAGGCGCTCGCCCGGGCCAGATCAGCGTGCCTGATGATGACTGA